Proteins encoded within one genomic window of Bombina bombina isolate aBomBom1 chromosome 1, aBomBom1.pri, whole genome shotgun sequence:
- the ZBTB42 gene encoding zinc finger and BTB domain-containing protein 42, with product MEFPDHSRQLLQCLSQQRHQGFLCDCTVVVGDAQFRAHRAVLASCSMYFHLFYRDQLDKRDIVHLNSDIVTAPAFSLLLQFMYEGKLEFNNLPAEDVLAAASYLHMYDIVKVCKGKMKDKELLSGDKSVDDGSDLEKEDGFVDTDVHKEHISDTGKKQTIAAAEYVRPIWKEKVTPLPAWSPDLIGVNSVSAEAVSCTTTAGKTKANVNSPSCPLAQRSANHTQLQSEGDCALDLSFKPMSGRDSLHPSYVFGQLASDSQQQGTVPLVKDEQDLLSEQENSEARSPKSQHVGNLAKSLVAGLGHMFPVNGNSHVRGDDLYPEREESEDDMDSSEITTSGVLVSPGHICICPLCSKVFPSPHVLQLHLSTHFKDRDGSRIKMSPDGSVPTCNICGKTFSCMYTLKRHERTHSGEKPYTCGQCGKSFQYSHNLSRHAVVHTREKPHACKWCERRFTQSGDLYRHIRKFHCGLVKSLVV from the coding sequence ATGGAGTTTCCAGACCATAGCCGCCAGTTACTGCAGTGTCTGAGTCAGCAGCGTCACCAAGGCTTCCTGTGtgattgcactgttgtagttggggACGCTCAGTTCCGAGCCCACAGAGCTGTCCTGGCTTCCTGCAGTATGTACTTCCATCTTTTCTACAGAGACCAGCTAGACAAAAGGGATATTGTGCATCTGAACAGTGACATTGTTACGGCCCCAGCTTTCAGTCTGCTGCTCCAGTTCATGTACGAGGGGAAACTGGAGTTCAACAACCTCCCAGCTGAAGACGTATTAGCTGCCGCCAGCTACCTGCACATGTACGACATCGTCAAAGTCTGCAAGGGCAAGATGAAAGATAAAGAACTTCTCTCAGGTGACAAAAGTGTGGACGATGGGTCAGATTTGGAGAAAGAGGATGGCTTTGTGGATACTGATGTGCATAAAGAACACATCTCAGACACTGGGAAGAAACAAACAATTGCTGCTGCGGAGTATGTGAGACCCATTTGGAAAGAAAAGGTCACCCCTCTCCCTGCTTGGTCTCCTGATTTGATAGGTGTCAATTCAGTTTCTGCAGAGGCTGTTTCATGCACAACAACAGCTGGAAAAACAAAAGCTAATGTCAATAGTCCGTCATGCCCTTTGGCCCAGAGATCTGCTAACCATACACAGCTTCAGAGCGAAGGGGATTGTGCTCTCGATTTGTCATTCAAGCCTATGTCTGGGAGAGATTCCTTACACCCCTCCTACGTCTTTGGACAGCTGGCTTCCGACAGCCAGCAGCAGGGCACTGTGCCACTTGTTAAAGATGAACAAGACTTGCTGTCAGAGCAGGAGAACAGTGAAGCCAGGAGTCCAAAGAGCCAACACGTTGGGAACTTGGCCAAAAGTCTAGTGGCTGGCTTGGGACACATGTTTCCTGTGAACGGTAATTCTCATGTTAGAGGAGACGACTTGTATCCAGAACGAGAGGAAAGTGAAGATGACATGGACTCATCAGAAATTACCACGTCCGGTGTCCTTGTGTCTCCGGGACATATCTGTATTTGTCCTCTCTGTAGCAAAGTGTTCCCAAGTCCGCACGTGTTGCAGCTCCACCTCAGTACACATTTTAAAGATCGAGATGGATCTCGCATCAAGATGTCTCCAGATGGTTCTGTGCCCACGTGTAACATATGTGGCAAAACCTTCTCGTGTATGTACACCTTAAAACGTCACGAACGGACTCACTCGGGTGAAAAACCTTACACCTGTGGCCAGTGTGGAAAAAGTTTCCAGTATTCTCATAATCTCAGTCGTCATGCGGTTGTGCACACTAGAGAAAAGCCGCATGCGTGCAAATGGTGCGAGAGACGATTCACCCAATCAGGTGACCTGTACAGACACATCCGCAAGTTCCACTGTGGCCTGGTGAAGTCTCTGGTGGTATAA
- the LOC128649701 gene encoding uncharacterized PE-PGRS family protein PE_PGRS10-like, whose product MEVVPRETGGDWDTQGKYGGCTQGNRGAGTCRGNMEVVPRETGGLGHTGEIWRLSPGKQGGWDTQGKYGGCTQGNRGAGTHRGNMEVVPRETGGSGTHRGNMEVVPRETGGAGTQRGNMEVVPRETGGAGTHRGNMEVVRRETGGLGHKGKGKYGGCTQRNRGAGTHRGNVEVVPRETGGAGTQRGNMEVVPRKTGGLENAGEIWRLYPGKQGAGTHRGNMEVVPRETGGAGTHRGNMEVVPRETGGLGHAGEIWRLYPEKQGGWDMLGHKGEIWRLYPGKQGGLGHAGEIWRLYPEKQGAGTQRGNMEVVPRETGGGWDTKGKYGGCTQGNRGGWDTKGKYGGCTQGNRGAGTQRGNMEVVPRETGGLGNAGEIWRLYPGKQGGWDTQGKYGGCTQGNRGGWDTQGKYGGCTQRNRGGWDTQGKYGGCTQRNRGAGTHRGNMEVVPRKTGGLGHKGEIWRLYPEKEGGAGTQRGNMEIVPRETGGAGTQRGNMEVVPRERGGLGHKGEIWRLYPEKQGGWGMQGKYAGCTQGNRGAGTHRGNMEVVPRETGGAGTHRGNMEVVPRETGGAGTQRGNMEVVPGETGGLGHTGEIWRLYPGKQGGWETKGKYGGCTQGNRGAGTHRGNMEVVPRETGGGWDTQGKYGGCTQGNRGAGTRRGNMEVVPRETGEGVWDTQGKYGGCPQGNRGAGTCRGNMEVVPWETGGQGHTGEIWRLYPGKQGGLGHTGEIWRLYPGKQGGAGTQRGNMEVVPRETGGAGTHRGNMEVVPRETGGLGHKGKGKYGGCTQRNRGAGTHRGNVEVVPRETGGAGTQRGNMEVVPRETGGLGNAGEIWRLYPGKQGGRDTQGKYGGCTQRNRGAGTHRGNMEVVPRETGGLGHAGEIWRLYLEK is encoded by the coding sequence atggaggttgtacccAGGGAAACAGGGGGGGACTGGGACACACaggggaaatatggaggttgtacccAGGGAAACAGGGGGGCTGGGACATGCaggggaaatatggaggttgtacccAGAGAAACAGGGGGGCTGGGACACACaggggaaatatggaggttgtCCCCAGGGAAACAGGGGGGCTGGGACACGCaggggaaatatggaggttgtacccAGGGAAACAGGGGGGCTGGGACACACaggggaaatatggaggttgtacccAGGGAAACAGGGGGGTCTGGGACACACaggggaaatatggaggttgtacccAGGGAAACAGGGGGGGCTGGGACACAAaggggaaatatggaggttgtacccAGGGAAACAGGGGGGGCTGGGACACACaggggaaatatggaggttgtacGCAGAGAAACAGGGGGGCTGGGACACAAAGGGAAGGGAAAATATGGAGGTTGTACGCAGAGAAACAGGGGGGCTGGGACACACAGGGGAAATGTAGAGGTTGTACCACGGGAAACAGGGGGGGCTGGGACACAAaggggaaatatggaggttgtacccAGGAAAACAGGGGGGCTGGAGAATGCaggggaaatatggaggttgtacccAGGGAAACAAGGGGCCGGGACACACaggggaaatatggaggttgtacccAGAGAAACAGGGGGGGCTGGGACACACaggggaaatatggaggttgtacccAGAGAAACAGGGGGGCTGGGACACGCaggggaaatatggaggttgtacccAGAGAAACAGGGGGGCTGGGACATGCTGGGACACAAaggggaaatatggaggttgtacccAGGGAAACAGGGGGGGCTGGGACACGCaggggaaatatggaggttgtacccAGAGAAACAGGGGGCTGGGACACAAaggggaaatatggaggttgtacccAGAGAAACAGGGGGGGGCTGGGACACAAaggggaaatatggaggttgtacccAGGGAAACAGGGGGGGCTGGGACACAAaggggaaatatggaggttgtacccAGGGAAACAGGGGGGCTGGGACACAAaggggaaatatggaggttgtacccAGAGAAACAGGGGGGCTGGGGAATGCaggggaaatatggaggttgtacccAGGGAAACAGGGGGGCTGGGACACACaggggaaatatggaggttgtacccAGGGAAACAGGGGGGGCTGGGACACACaggggaaatatggaggttgtacccAGAGAAACAGGGGGGGCTGGGACACACaggggaaatatggaggttgtacccAGAGAAACAGGGGGGCTGGGACACACaggggaaatatggaggttgtacccAGGAAAACAGGGGGGCTGGGACACAAaggggaaatatggaggttgtacccagagaaagaggggggggctgGGACACAAAGGGGAAATATGGAAATTGTACCCAGGGAAACAGGGGGGGCTGGGACACAAaggggaaatatggaggttgtacccAGAGAAAGAGGGGGGCTGGGACACAAaggggaaatatggaggttgtacccAGAGAAACAGGGGGGCTGGGGAATGCAGGGGAAATATGCAGGTTGTACCCAGGGAAACAGGGGGGCTGGGACACACaggggaaatatggaggttgtacccAGGGAAACAGGGGGGGCTGGGACACACaggggaaatatggaggttgtacccAGAGAAACAGGGGGGGCTGGGACACAGaggggaaatatggaggttgtacccGGAGAAACAGGGGGGTTGGGACACACaggggaaatatggaggttgtacccAGGAAAACAGGGGGGCTGGGAAACAAaggggaaatatggaggttgtacccAGGGAAACAGGGGGGCTGGGACACACaggggaaatatggaggttgtacccAGGGAAACAGGGGGGGGCTGGGACACACaggggaaatatggaggttgtacccAGGGAAACAGGGGGGCTGGGACACGCAGGGGAAACATGGAGGTTGTACCCAGAGAAACAGGGGAGGGGGTCTGGGACACACaggggaaatatggaggttgtCCCCAGGGAAACAGGGGGGCTGGGACATGCaggggaaatatggaggttgtacccTGGGAAACAGGGGGGCAGGGACACACaggggaaatatggaggttgtacccAGGGAAACAGGGGGGTCTGGGACACACaggggaaatatggaggttgtacccAGGGAAACAGGGGGGGGCTGGGACACAAaggggaaatatggaggttgtacccAGGGAAACAGGGGGGGCTGGGACACACaggggaaatatggaggttgtacccAGGGAAACAGGGGGGCTGGGACACAAAGGGAAGGGAAAATATGGAGGTTGTACGCAGAGAAACAGGGGGGCTGGGACACACAGGGGAAATGTAGAGGTTGTACCACGGGAAACAGGGGGGGCTGGGACACAAaggggaaatatggaggttgtacccAGGGAAACAGGGGGGCTGGGGAATGCaggggaaatatggaggttgtacccAGGGAAACAGGGGGGCCGGGACACACaggggaaatatggaggttgtacccAGAGAAACAGGGGGGCTGGGACACACaggggaaatatggaggttgtacccAGAGAAACAGGGGGGCTGGGACACGCaggggaaatatggaggttgtaccTAGAGAAATAG